Below is a window of Pirellulales bacterium DNA.
CTTCGTCGATCGAAAACACTTCCATGCCGCGCTGATTGGCTACGTCGGGCACCACGCGATATTCGTATTGCCCCTGATCGAGCGCGATCGGCTCCGCCACTTGCTCGAACAGATTGACCACCGGCGTGCAACCGAGGCGAAACGTCGTTCGATCAATCCATTCCTCGACGCGGCGAACCGTGTGGTCGAGATAGACGACGACTTCCATCTTCCGCTGAAAGCCAGCTGCCGCGGCTTTCGAAAAGCCTTTCAGATCCAGGAACAGGAATTTCTCGCGGATCGCAAATAGTTCGCTTAGCAGGCGGTAGCCCAAAAAGCTTTGCGGCGGATATGGAAGCAGGCCGTCGGCCGCGTCGAATCCGACTTGCCCCAGGCATTCGGCGGGCGAAAGCACGATCGGCGCCAGCTTCAATTCCGGCTCCAGCGACCGGAGGACGACCTGCGTCGCATGGTTGAAGATCAATTCGTAAAGAATGCCGACGACATGTGCATCGCCAAACAAATAAAACCGCAATTCGTCGAGCGAAAGCTGCGAGAACTTCAATTCCGATTGACATTCGAATTGCAAACGCAAAGCGGCGGCGGTGCGCCGCGGCGGCTCGAATTCGCGCGGAAACGGCGGCGATTGCACCATCGCCTGCGTCAACTCCACCGGCCACAGCGTCACCGGATAGCCCGTGCGGAATCGGCACGGCAAATTCCCGACCCGGGCCGTTTGCATCCGGCTATGCCGGGCAATGCGAAAACCGTCGGGCAACGGGCCGCGAGTCGGATCGAGTTGAAATTCGACGATGCCCATCGACGGCACCGGCGCGAGATAATGCGGATAAAGCACTCCCAGCAGGGCTTCGGTCAGCTCGGGAAATTCGTCGTCGAGCTTGTGATGAATCCGTCCGGCCAGTAGCGCGAACGATTCGATCATCCGTTCGACGTGCGGATCGCCGCTTCGCGTCGATTCGAGCAACAGCCGCCCCGCCGCGGCCGGATAGCGGGCCGCGAAATCCTCGGCAAATTGCCGAATGAAAATCAGCTCGCGTTCGTAATAAGGAAAAAGCGGTCCGCTCATAATGTAGCAGGCACACTCCGTGTGCCGTCCGCCGCGGTCAGTTTACGGCAAATGGATTATGCCTTCAGCTTATTTCATGGCCCGAATCGACGTGCAACCGGTCGTCAGCTCGACGATTGTTTCAAACGAAATATCGGGATACGGTTCGATCGACAGCCGAGCCTCGATTTGGAATCGCACATTCAACTGCCGGCCGGCACGGCTCTCTTCGACCAGGATCACATGCACGTCGCGCAGCCGCGGCTCGAACCGTTCGATGGTCGCTTCGAGCATGGCTCCGATCGATTCTTGTTGCTGCGGCGTCGAGGTCGGAATCGACCCAAAATCGGGGATGCCAAATCCGATCGGCGAACGGCGCAACTCGGGAAATTCTGCCGGCAAGTCGACCACCGCGCGGCGTGTGTTCAGCAGATCCTCCAAATCGCGCCTCACGGCCGCGATGATCTGCTCGACGCCATAGCCGGCGCGAGCCCGTGTGCCGCCCGACTCGGGATCGACCAGCCGATCGAGCATCGACGGGGTGAGCGCTTGCTGAAGATCGATTCGTGTCATGGGGCAATTGTTCGTTGGCAGCGTCGCTTGCGACGCTCGTGGCCGATCGACCGTCGCAGTTGCGAAACCACTTGCTCAAGCAAGCGTTATAGCCGATCGCGCCGCGCCTTCGCAATCGCGACTGCAAACGACGCATGCATAGGGTTTGTTGCTTTCGCGGTCGCGCCAAGCGGGCAATGCAACGAAGCCCGGGCGAATCTGCAAAAACAGCGGCGGTAAAGTTTAGCGAATGCGCTTCCGCTGCCGATAAATCCGATTATGCGCGGCTTAGCGGTTCAGCTAAGCGCAACGGGCCCACTACTGGACAAGCCAGCAGTGGCACCCGGCGTCCGTGGTTCGGTTCCAAAGGTGCAGGATGGGCTTTTTGAAATTAGCTCGAGCGAATAGCGGTCTCGCTGACGATCCGCATTGGCGACGCTTCGTCGTTCGCTGGAGCATCGTGAGCCTGCTGCTGATCGCCGTCGCCGCCTACAACAGCTACGGCTTCTATCAGTTCGACGAGCATTATCAGGTTGTCGAATTCGCCGGGTACAAGCTGGGCAAAACGCCCGAGAATGCGTTGGCTTGGGAATACCGGGCGCAAATCCGGCCGTGGCTGCAGCCGGGCGTGTATTATGTTGCCGCTCGAGCCCTGATTGCCGCGGGCGTTGAAAACCCGTTCATTCTTGCCACCGCGTTTCGCGTCATCAACGGGCTGATTGCCTGGATAGCTAT
It encodes the following:
- the tssF gene encoding type VI secretion system baseplate subunit TssF — encoded protein: MSGPLFPYYERELIFIRQFAEDFAARYPAAAGRLLLESTRSGDPHVERMIESFALLAGRIHHKLDDEFPELTEALLGVLYPHYLAPVPSMGIVEFQLDPTRGPLPDGFRIARHSRMQTARVGNLPCRFRTGYPVTLWPVELTQAMVQSPPFPREFEPPRRTAAALRLQFECQSELKFSQLSLDELRFYLFGDAHVVGILYELIFNHATQVVLRSLEPELKLAPIVLSPAECLGQVGFDAADGLLPYPPQSFLGYRLLSELFAIREKFLFLDLKGFSKAAAAGFQRKMEVVVYLDHTVRRVEEWIDRTTFRLGCTPVVNLFEQVAEPIALDQGQYEYRVVPDVANQRGMEVFSIDEVLSVNPATSTTTIYRPFYSFHHRRDGSESPTFWHSSRRLSTQEGDRGTDLFLHLVDLDFQPQLPADDTLVVRTTCTNRDLPNQLQHAGERLYFELEGAAPLAGIRCLKTPTPPLRAPSLRGRYWSLVSHLTLNYLSLADPVQGRDALCEILRLYDFSDPQAGQQQLSDITRQLIEGIVRIHTRRIVGRTGSKASSGFSRGMEVIVELDEEKYIGTGTFLFACVLERFMGLYAGINSFTQFGVKTTQTEGLLKKWPLRAGEQALI
- the tssE gene encoding type VI secretion system baseplate subunit TssE codes for the protein MTRIDLQQALTPSMLDRLVDPESGGTRARAGYGVEQIIAAVRRDLEDLLNTRRAVVDLPAEFPELRRSPIGFGIPDFGSIPTSTPQQQESIGAMLEATIERFEPRLRDVHVILVEESRAGRQLNVRFQIEARLSIEPYPDISFETIVELTTGCTSIRAMK